The nucleotide window CAGTGAAGAAACCATTGTAGCTTCCGCAGGCTTCTCCAAAGCTTCTCAACAAAACTTACTGAGCACATAGCCCAGGGCTGGACAACACTGTCATTAGATACTTTTCATTCCTGAGGCCATGGCAGACAGAACTAATGGATCACATGACTCCTTCCCACCAAGCCAGAGAAGCAGCCCATCTCAATGTTGCAATCCAGGCAGCTGCAATCAATTGACTGAGGTTGGTGCATGCCATCAAATctatttaacatttcattttatcGCATGCCAGGCCCATTGCTAggagatacagagatgaataaaacaaTGTCTGTGCCCTCAAGTCTGGAGGCAGGATGTGGGTAGGGGTTGGGAAGAGACAATCCTGTGTACACGTACTTATAACCAGGTGAAGTCTAAAACCAGGATTAGATGTCTGAATACAGTCTTGTGGAAGCACATACTAAGCAATGATTAATTCTGCCTGGAAGTGTGGTCCACAggtgggtcttgaaggatgaataggagttgacTAGGCTAAGCAAGCTGGGAAGGGTATTCCTGGCAAAAGGACTAACATATACTAAGGCTTGGGATCCAGAAAACACTGGAGTGGGTATAAGGAGAAGAAAACCTATACCCAGGGTGGGGAGGACTTTTGCCTGCATCTCTCTAAGCCACAGATATGACATCTgtaaaaataatagtacctacctcataaagtTGTGGTGAGGGTTGAATAAGATAATATGTAATGCCCCCACACAGTGCCTGGTTCAAGGAAAGTCAGCTCCTTTTGATGTCTCCAGAATACCAAGGGgcagaattccctggcagtccagtggttaggactccacgctttcactgctgagggcccagtttcgatccctggttggggaactaagatcccacaagcctcctggcatggccaaaaaaaaaaaaaccggaatACCAAGGGACATGAAGTCGATCTCTGGCAACAGAGCCAGATTAGGTTTAAAGTAGAAGaacatcagattttttttaatgttatattttccATGActaaaatgcatgtttatattagaagagttgaaaatattttaaaaagagaaagaagaaaagaaaaccaatctGAGGATTGtaacctgggagacagtctttcagaaagctctgaggactgttctaCCTGTTATAGAAGCTTTTGAGACAAAAGGTTCTACATCAAAGTAACATACTGACAGTTTCCATAGTCCAAGAAGGCGAGTAGTGGGTTATTTTGACCTCTTTACAGGATTGAGAAAGAAATGTCTCCTAAGGAGTTACCTTGCTTGTGCcaggagaaaactgctttttttttcaggGGGCGGGGGGTGACTAGGCATTGCTGTGTCTTCTCAGGGGATCTAGTTAATGTATCATACAGCTGCTCATTGCACACTAAAGGGAGGGGGTAGTGGCTCAAATgggcagagagagaattttacGCTTAAAAACGTTCTCGTCCTGCCTtgcaaatattcttattttattggtTAGAAGGGGCTTCTCGCCGCGTGGGCACCGCAGGCTCCAGCTCTGGGACGAGCCACACCCTGTCCCATTCCCAGAGATAGACCTTGGCCTTCCATCTCTCAGTCTTAGTTCTTTATCTAGGAAATGAGATTCTAAGATTTCAGCTGGGCACCCCTTCCTCACTGTAGCTGACCTAACTGGGCCAAGCTTTTGtacaggttggggggagggaggggagggagccaaCCCAGGGGCTTGTATGTTCAATGTGCAATTTCCTGTCTCTAGGAAGACCACAGGGTGGTGATGGCTGTGGGGAGCTTGGGCATCCTTCAGTCCACTGGTATCTAGCCAGCATCTACCTAGTCTGAGGCTCAGACTCCTTTTGGctcaggggaggggggagagtcAATAAGCCAGCAACAAGCCCACGCACAGCCATGATGGCCAGAAACGGAGCCCTCACCACCCCAAGAATCAGGCCTGTGGgtcatggcacaaggcttgcctcCAGAAATCCCCTCAGCTGCCCCCTTGTCAGGGAAGGCAGCCTTTCCTGGCTCCGCTCCTTCCAGACCAGGCCAGGCTCCTGAATTAGTACCCTCAGGGTCCCACGCTCTTCTCCTTTAAAGCACTTTCCGCAGTTGAAATCTTAGTAGGATTCTTTGATGTCTCTCCCCCACCATTCTAGAAACTGCAGGGCCTGGTTGAGGGCTTTGTTTCCTCACTGCAGTCGACTTGAAAAAAATGCACCACGTAAGAGCTGTGAGTTGAGTTTATTCAGTTTCTCACtgagctctgagaaactgttccGAAGAGGTAacggaggagccaggatatatataaattttttttgtatgtCTGGGACCAtgctggtgggggtgggtgggaggggctctggaaacacaacagtgtaaagaaaaaaaatgttgcctgtcattccagttctacaaggatcaagcCGTTAGCCACTGCAGTCGCCCACCCAATGGAAAAACACCTAGTCGAACATAACAAGATTACTGCTAACCACAAAGAACAGGCATCTTAAGTTAATGATTGAGTACTTTTCTATGTTTGGGAAGACACAggaatctggggtcattgaaTTTTTTGTTTAGTTGTGTCTCTTAACTACCTAGGGGTGGTGTCCAAAGCACAGAATTTCCCTcgggtggatggatggtgggCGACAGCAGCGGCTAATGGTTGATCCTCGTAGAACTGGAATTGCGGgcaacatttcttttctttacattGCTGTGTTTCCAGAGCCTCCCCTAGGCACTGTCCCTGACATACAAGGGGCACTCAGCAAATGCACTGATAAGGGAGAAAGCCAAGTAATACCATTCCCTTTTACAGGCAATAAAACAGGCCCAGACAGGAGATCCAACTGCTTTATGCCCCTATTTCTATAGTAGGAGGACCAGGGAGCACAAGGTCACACCTAAGGGCCTCCCAGGTCCTccaccttcttctcctcctcctctgctcctCCAAGGGCACTGCAGAgccaggccccagccccagaAACAAGACAAGCTTCCCAGGAAAAGATCCTATGGCAGGAGGGGAGCAAGTGACAGCCTATTTATAACAACAATAGCACTTACAATGTATCAGACGCTGTTCTTCCACAGCAACTCTTTGAGGCAGGTTCTATTAGCACCACCATTTTAAaggtgaagaaatggaggcacaaAGAGCTAAGTGGCATGTCCGAGATAGTAGCGGGGCCTAGGTGATGGAACTGAGGCTGTAGAGCTGGAGGCTGCACTCTTATCCACTGAGTCGCCTCTGTCACAGCGCAGAACATCAGCATAGACGTCGGAAGTCATgtgttcttgggcttccctggtggtgcagtggataggaGTCTGCTTGCCAAcaaagggggcacgggttcaatccctggtccaggaagatcccacatgccgcagagcagctaggcccgtgcgccacaattacagagcctgtgctctagagcccaagtgccacaactactgaagcccgcgtgcttagagcccgtgctccgcaacaagagaagcccccgctcgccgcaactagagaaagccctcgtgcagcaacgaagacccaacacagccaaaaataaacaaaaaaaaattctttttttgataaaaaaaaaaaaaggcgtgtGTTCTTCTAGCTCAGCCTTGAGTGTCCCATGTCCTTGTTTCTTCATGGGTCAATTGAGATCCTTGATAGCGGCTAGCCAATAGAGTTGTTGGGACATTAACGCACTTAGAGTTTAGTACAGTGCCCAGCATATAATAAGCGATCAGTGAATGTTAATTATTGATATTCTTGTTACTGTTATGGGTGTTCTGCCCCTGGGGAGGAGTGCAAGGCTGTATCCTGGCACGGTCTGCAGTTGAGGTCACTCTGTAAACCAGGGGTGCAGGGTCCctcgcctcccctccccagcccagagaGAGAGGGGCCGAGAGGAAGGGGGCCCACCACTCCTGGCCCCGCCCCACcaggcttaaaaaaaagaaaagaaaaaaaaaaaggacgctAAGCGCAGGCGCAGAAAGCCAGCCGTAAGCCTAGCGCCAGCTCAGAAGTGCATAAGCATGGAGGGGCGCGAGAGCTCCCGGGGCGAGCCCCGCGCCTGGCCCGCCGGGTCCGTGCTGTGCCGCGGCTGCGTGGAGCCGCTCATCTTCCTTGCCAACTTCGCCTTGGTCCTGCAGGGCCCGGTCACCACGCAGTACCTGTGGCACCGCTTCAGTGCCGACCTTGGCTACAACGGCACTCGTGACAGGGGCAGCTGCAGCAACCATAGCGTGGACCCCACTGCGCAGGTAGGGGCGGCGGGGAGAAGCGAGGAGCGTGGCAGGGGCGGGCCCTGGGCTGGAGTGTGGGGGCAGCGGAGCGGGCGGGGCCTGCGTAAAGGTTGGGGGCAGCCCAGTGGGTTAGGAtattgggtggtgggcggggccggaGCAAAGTTGGGGCTTGACTGAGAAATGCATTGCGGGGATGCTTAAAGTTGATCTAGGTAAAGCGAGTTTGAGGGTTAACAAAAGAGGGTGTCCACTGAAAAAAAAGGCAcaaactgagggacttccctggtggcacagtggttgggaatctgcctgccactgcatgggacacgggttcgagccccggcccgggaagatcccacatgccgcggagcaactaagcccgtgcgccacaactactgagcctgcgctctagagcccgcgagccacaactactaaagcccgcgcagctagagcccatgctccgcaacaagagaagccaccacaatgagaagaccgcgtagtgcaacgaagagcagccccccgcCTGctgacaactagagaaagcccgcgcgcagcaacgaagacccaacacaaccaaaaataaataataaataaaaattaaaaaaaaaaagcacaaactgaaagttgagaattatgttttatttggcggacTTTCTGAGGACCCAGGCCCGGGAGGCAGTCTCtgagatagctctgagggactgttcccaagaggtaagggaggcgccaggatatataggagttttgcaataaaaaccaggtagttggaacatcaaaaggttaCTGTTAATTgaggaaaaccagacatctcaagttactggacttttttttttttttggctgcaccacctggcttgtgggctcttagttttccaaccaggggttgaacccagccccagcagtgaaagcgccaagtcctaaaaattggaccaccagggaattcccacaagtcaatgaatttagcacttttctaagtAAGGGAAGATGCAGGAGCCTGGGCTTATTGAAATCACTCCtctgatatgcaccttagctctCTAGagccagtatcctgttctttcccatcctgtaCTTgtgggtggctgcagtggctgagggcttggcgGTGGGCAGCctgtttgtctccatcctgagttccctcagggctcagcaTCCGGGGCGGCAgtagtggctgagggcttgatggctgcagcatcctttgtttgctgatgtggcaggcaatatttttcattcacagtgCTAAAAGTTAGAGAATGGATCTTGCCCATTTCCCATACCCCTCCAGCGTCAGTTTTTAAGAGTTGTACTAAAATTCTCTGAGGTTTAGGGCTCCAAAGAAAGTCCTCATCCCTGTATCTCCCAGGTTGGTGATGGTGTGGGCGATGGGCAGCCCAGAGGGAGGAACGGCACCCTGGTAATAAGACTCTTGCCTCCGCAGGAAGTGGAGACGCTTACCTCCCACTGGACCCTCTACATGAACATGGGCGGCTTCCTGGTGGGACTCTTCTCGTGCACGCTGCTGGGCGCCTGGAGTGACTGTGTGGGCCGCCGCCCGCTGCTGGTGCTGGCCTCCCTCGGCCTTCTGCTCCAGACCGTGCTGTCCATCCTTGTGGTACAGCTGCAGCTCCACGTTGGCTACTTCGTGCTGGGCCGCATCCTTTGTGCCCTCCTTGGCGATTTCGGTGGCCTCCTGGCTGCTGGCTTTGCCTCCGTGGCAGATGTCAGCTCCAGCCGCACCCGTACCATCCGAATGGCCCTGCTGGAAGCGTGCATCGGGGTAGCAGGGATGCTGGCGAGTCTCATTGGTGGCAACTGGCTCCAGAAGCAGGGTTATGCCAACCCCTTCTGGCTGGCCTTGGCCTTGCTGATTGCCATGACTCTCTATGCAGCATTCTGCTTTggtgagacagtgaaagagccGACACGTGCCCGGCTCTTCACACTCCGTCACCACCGATCCATCGTCCAGCTCTATGTGACCCAGGCCCCGGAGAAGTCCAGGAAGCACTTAGCCCTGTACTCGTTGGCCATCTTCGTGGTGATCACTGTGCACTTTGGGGCCCAGGACATTCTGACCCTCTATGAGCTGAGCACACCCCTCTGCTGGGACTCTAGGCTGATTGGCTACGGTTCTGCGGCTCAGCACCTCCCATACCTCACCAGCCTGCTGGGCCTGAGGCTTCTGCAGTACTGCCTGGCCGACACCTGGGTGGCTGAGATCGGTCTGGCCTTCAACATCATGGGGATGGTGGTCTTTGCATTTGCTACCATTACACCCCTCATGTTCACAGGTAAAATGTGTATGGGTTCAGGGACAGTTTGTCTCAGAATTGCTGCGTGAAAACTGGGGACTGGCCACCTGCTGCCGCCAAATGTAGTTCATGCCCATGTCTTTGGAAACATCACTGTGCCCCTAGCCTGCACTGGAGGACAGACAACTAAGAAACCTCATAAAAATGCCATCTTTGTTATACTGAAAATATAGGCCTTCAATAGCCAAAGTAATTCATTCACATTACCAACTATAAATATTGTTAGTAAGATAGAgccaaagacaaaaaaattgCTCTTACACTAATTGCTCCACTCCTTGGCCTCCCACAGCCTATATTCATGGTGCTCTTAAGTAAAGTCCAAGCTATTAATGCCTTAATACTCACTTCTCTGATAAGAATCACAGGACCTATCTCAAATATCCTTGGTCAGCttctttgggtttttaaaaaagccagtcTTCTCAGACCGCAGCTATCAAATTCCTGCTTGTGTtggttcttcttttctttcttttttttttttttttggtgggagggggcagctgcAAATTAGGAAGTTAACTTTCAGGAATGGACAGATTTATTTTAATAGAGCCCTAAAATGTGTACAGTCAGCCATTCTGTAATCACAGATTTCCTAATGTGGCTGCTCGCCTGCACGGTGCTGACAGGGACCAGGTACCTTTTTCTCCTGCCCACAGCATCTTCCATGGACTCGGTGCTGGGCTCAACGCCTTCGGGGGTGCAGAGATGATGAAGACACTGTCATTGCTCTGGGATTTGGGGGCCTTTCACCTGAAGGGGCCCTGGGGGGCCTCATTGTGAATGCACTTCAGAGGCGCCACTGTTTTTTAGCAGTTTGCAGTTTTTGTTGAGGAGGTTAACAGTTGCACAAGGGAGAGAAATGGTTACGAAGGAAACAGTGTAAGCCTGTGAGTAACTAAATGTCAAGGGAAAAGGAACTTGCATTTACTGTGTGCTTGCTGTGCCCCATCATTGTCTCCTTCCCCATCAGGGAAGTTCTTCTGTGTCTAATCTGAGTCCCTCATGGCGTAGGTACAGGACCTCTGCTACATCTCACTTGGGcacccctctccccaaccccatttccttgatgattgtTTCTTTCTTCACAGGGTACGGGCTCCTCTTCCTATCGTTGGTCGTCACGCCTATCATCCGGGCCAAGCTCTCCAGGCTGGTGAGAGAGtcagagcagggtgagtatcAGGGTTAGCCTGTGTCTGGTTCCTCATGCCCAGTGTTTCCTGAACTGTGCAGAGGGCAGCCACGGGCCAGGAGGCAGCttaccttcctccctcccaccctggagAAATAAGTAGCCAAGACAACTGCATTGCTGTCACAGTGCCCAGGGCTGGCAGAGAACCACAGCGATCTGGATTTTCAGACCACAGAGTTGGAATTTGCAGTCAGCAGCATGCGATTATGTTCTTTTGGATAAGCCAAGCAGAGGATTTACTCTCTCCAGACTTCAGcttttccatctgtaaagtggatgTGACGATGCCAGAGTTCCCTGCTTCCTTGGGGTCAGAGTGTCCAACTTTGTGATGTAGGTTTCACTGTCTCCACATGGCAGATGAAAGCAGAGGCCCAGAGGGTTAAATTGATTCACCTGAGGTCActcagtaagtggtggagctaggATGCACACCCAGGTCTGTTTCTAAGAGCGGCAGGTCTGGGGATCTGGGTtttaatcctggctctgtcacacCGGCTGTGTgatctgggcctgtttcctcatctgtaacacatgtgaattgctctttttttttttgtgggggaggggttcttttatagttttaaaatttaattaattaatttatttttggctgcattgggtcttccttgctgcgcgcgggctttctctagttgcgacgagtgggggctactcttcgttgcggtgtgcagtcttctcattgcggtggcttctcttgttacgaaGCGCagactctaggtgcgcaggcttcagtagttatggcacgagggctcagtagttgtggctcagaggctcttgagtgcaggctcagtagttgtggtgcgcaggcttagttgctctgcggcatgtgggatcttcccggaccagggctcaaacccgtgtcccctgcgttggcaggcggattcttaaccactgcgccaccagggaagtcccgtgaatTGCTCTTGATGACATCTGTAGGCCCTTCGAGCTCTGACAGTCTGATAGTTTAATCTCAACTTCTGTTGGGCTGTTGCTTATTTTGCAAAATTTGTGTTCTGCTGGCATATcgattctatttattttaaaatttttggctgcgttgggtctttgttgctgcgcatgggctttccctagttgcggtgagcggggtctactcatcgttgccgtgcgcgggcttctcattgcagtggtttctcttgttgcggagcacgggctctaggcgagtgggcttcagtagttgtggcttgcgggctcagttgctctgtggcatgtgggaccttccggaccagggtttgaacccatgtctctgcattggcaggcggattcttaaccactgtgacagcAGGGAAGTCCCGTGCTGTCATATCTATAAAGAATAGCTTCTCAGGCCTCTTGGTCCTTAGATCCCAATCTGGAAACATGTGGCTCATCCACTTTTTCCCATCTGCCCTGGAAGTAGGATCTGGTGATGGCAGAGACTCTGGTGCCATGTATAGCCCACCATGGGTTCTGTTATCCTCAGAACCCAtgtgccttcattcattcactcaataagcATTTTTCTAGCACCTTCACTGTGCCCAGAGATGCCAAGGGGAACAGGAGAAAAGAACAGCTCTTACTAACTGGCTGCCTCCAGGGGGCCAGGCCCTGTGATAGGTATATCACATATATGCCTATCATGCAATTATAGTGTTACCAACAATCTATGAAAGGTATTATCCTTACTTAACAGAAGGGGGACAGAAACCCAGAAAGATAAGTGTCTTATTCGgtgatcacacagctaataagtgttGAAACTGAGAATTAGCCCAGAAATTTATCCTAAACAGGAGATGATTCCAAAGGGGATAAATCCAAAACCATTTTATCAGACTTTTGCTAGAAGACATCACATGTACTTGTAATGTATAGATTTAATAACAGCCATTTGTTTTGTAGCACAGGTGCTTTCCATGCATGACCTCGTCGAAGCCTTATCACAGCACATGATGTAGGATTTATAGCTGAGGAAGGTgacactcagagaggttaagtgacttgctccaggtcacacagctgcgaGGTAGTGGTGTCAGgatttgcatttaggtctttcagATTCCTGAGTGTGGTATTTATTTCTTCACAGGCGCTCTCTTTTCTGCTGTGGCCTGTGTGAATGGCTTGGCCATGCTGACAGCCTCCGGCATCTTCAACTCGCTCTACCCAGCCACCCTGAACTTCATGAAGGGCTTCCCTTTCCTCCTGGGAGCTGGCCTCCTCTTCATCCCGGCCGTCCTGATTGGGTAATGCAGGGCCCTGACCCCGGCTCAAAATGGAGCCCTTTACCCTAAAGgtatcctcttcctcctcctccttccaacCTCCTCAGTCCTGGAGCTCTTCCCCTGTGGGTGTCTCAGTCCCAGCCTGACTCTCCCCTTGCAGATGGTTGCCTAATCGTCTGGGAGCGATTCCCCGGGAGCAAGGCAGAGGCCGGTAGGGGAAGGGTCAGGCTCACAGTGCTTCTTGGCAAGGCTATGTTCTCGCACCCAGTTCCCCTCATCCCCctccattcccattttacagatggaactACGGTGGCAGAAATGTGCTAAAGGGAAGCCTGGAGAGCTTCCTCGGCTAGTTGTGACCGGGCCACACGCTAACCTGACCCACTTGTTTCTTCCCCCAGAGCCCTCTGTCTCTGGACATTGTCTTCCACCTCTCAGCTTGGGGAGGGGGATACCTGGACCAGCCCATCCAATAAAGCCTGTGTCACTTCTCCAGGAGTTGAGGGTCCCCCCGTGTTATATCTGAACCCTCTCTCTGGTCTCTCACAGGATACTGGAAAGGGCTAATCATTGCCCTGAATTCCAGCAGTTTTCCCAGAGCCCCTGATGTGCCTGGACCAGAGGACGGGGGGCGAGAGGAGCAACGTGAGCACTAACCAACTGGAAGTAGATGCCTCTGGATCCCAGCCCTCAGCAGCAGCGGCAGCTCCCCTCAAAGGGCGGTATTCACCTCGGACCAGGTGGTCAAGCTAGACCAAGGCCCCCACCTCATCCACGCCGTGCCTGCCTGTGATTCTAGGATCTGGAATTGTAACCCAAACAGTCCCACTCAGGGCAGGCGGTGTGGGAGCCATTTGGAACAGGGATCTGTTTACCCTTTAGTCCATCAATCACATAGAACCCTCCAGGGGAGAGGAGAGGTCCTGATGGAGGGACCAGCTGAAGCACGAGGGCTATAGCACCTCTGCTTCCAACCCAAACTGTGCAGCTCACGGTGCTCAGTTCACGGCCAAGCAGCTACCGGTCACTCCTTAGTGATGAATACGGTACCACTGGTCAGTGCCAgctttggggggagggagggttgtGGGAGGGACTTGGTGCCACCTGGAGGGAGAGTGCTGCTATCTCTGCGTGGGAATCAATCCCCTGGGCTTAGCAGTGCCAATCATAAGAAGAAGTCAGTATAATCACCCTGGAATGAACCTTCCGGACCCCAAGGCATTGGGCTGTGGGGCCTTCTGTTTTCCTGTTCCTAGTTTGCCCACCGTAGGTCAGACAGCAGTGGCTGCTGGAAGGGACAGGGGCCCCTGAGTTGCCATGGGATTGGTACTGGGCGTGGCCACCTCAGTCCTCATCTGACTGCCCATTCTCTTCTCCGGAGCTGCTGGGAGGCGAAGGGCTGCCACGCTTGCATCAGGTCAGCAGAGAAGCTCCGGGCAGAGCCCTGGCCGCTCATTCCTCAGGGTCAGAGATCTACTCCCTGAAGACACCTTGCCCTGGTCTTCCTGGCTACACCAAACCAAGCAGAATCAGTTTTTGTTACCACTCAGCCCTCTAACACCTCCCATTGCTGGGCATTTCAGCAGGGCCATGTGCTGACACCATCCCTCGAGCATCTGTAGCTCAACAGGAACCTGGAGATGGGCCCGACTCCCCAGAGAATGAGGGGCCCATTTCCAGGGCGTTAGGAAAGCCTGGACCTGAAGTTGAAAGGCAGATTGGGATTTGGTATTAAGGCACTGGCTTTGATGAGGGCCATAAGCCCCCAAACAAATCAGATGACACTTGACTCTTCAAAACAGAATTGGCCACAGGGCATGGCCCCCTGCTGGTATTTCTACCCTCATTCTCTCTCACCTGCTCTGCTAGCCAGTTTTCTGGCTAGAAATCACGCAGGTAAAATGGGGGTGGCCCAGGGCAAACTAGGGTCAGCTGTGGCCCTCTGTAGCCTGGGCCTGTTTGCAGATTCCCATCTCACTGTCCCGTCATTGGGAGATCAAGCAAGGAGAGGCCCCCTCCACTGACTGTCCCAGCAGTGAGGATGGTAGGAAAAAGGCTCTGGGCTGGCCTCAGGCCCAGGCTCTACTCCGGGCATTGCCTCTGGCTcgtgtgtggccttgagcaaggcCCTCTATAAAGGGTTAGATCAGCAATGCCTCTAATTGTCTGATCATGGTTGGACAAGTTAGGAGACACTAGATTAAATACTGTTTTAAGATCCTTCCTATCTCATATATTCTAGAATGGAATGCCTCTATTCACGGACCTAGGGGAAGGATAAATGAGTTGGAGCTGGACTTTTGACTTTTGAGTGTTTCTTGGTCATGAGCAATTCTTGGTCTTggagaggggtggggtgaggctgaCTCAGCCCCGACCTGGGAGCCGCAGCTACAGCCCAGCCAAGCAGAAAACCCTGACCCCGCAGACCAGGCTGCAATGTCAGAGCAGGCTGGGGGGCGGGTGGTGAAAGGCTGTTTCTCAGCCCTCTGTCTCAGGACCGGCCCTGTGAGACCAGGCCTAGGTGGAAGGTGCGGGCCAGGGTGCCTGCCCTGGCTGCGATCTGGGCAGTGTTTGTTACGGCAGGGGAGGCTGGCCCCTGAACACACTGGCCTGGCCAGGGGAGGGTCGTCACTTCAGCTGCTCCGGTGGGGCCCGGGGGCTGGGCTGTGATTCCCCAGAgagacaggaggcaggcagcagtAGAGAGTGtgccaaacagaaaaagaaacagtgcTGGGCAACCTCTCTGAGTACTGCCCATGAGGGACCTCAGGAGGGAGTGGGACTGATTGGGGACAAAAAGACAGAAGGCTTCCCCTGGAGGAGACTCATCACACTGTATTGTTATTGTCTCTGCTCTTGAGGGCAACATCCAGTCTGCCTCAGTCTCCGTCGTATCCAGGGCACCGGTGGGCATTCGTGCGGCAAGAAGGAAAAGGGTCAAGTGCAGTCAGAGGACCGGCTAGAGGCAGTATCTTTGGCAGGGAGGCGAGTGGAAGGAAGGAGTCCCAAGCCTGGAGCGAGACCTTTGACTTTCTGACGATGTGGCTCAAGAGCTCCGAGGGGCCTGGCCAGGACCTGCAGGAGGTGGCTCTGGGAGCTGAGCCAGCCTTCAGGTGTGAATCCACTGCCctcaggaggggaggggcagggcaggtgcCCGCTGAGCTCATTAGCTGGAGCCTGCGTTCATTGGAAGGAGGATGCTTTCTTGCTCTCCTACCctggtggaggaaggggccaaGGGACACTCCTGCTCGGTTATTTCTTTACCGCCCCTGAGTCAGCCTTCTGCTGTGAAAGCCTGTCCCCCCAAGGCTAGATTCTTTGGGGCAAGAGGGAAGCCAGCCGTCTGTGGAGCAACAGCCCTGCCCAGGGTGCAGCCTCCAGGGTGATTCTCAGTAGAGTCCCCCCCCAGCAGTGGACTGAGCGCCAGGAGGCCAGGTCTGCATCCTGGGGCTGCCACTGGAGACTTGGGAAACTGGGCACGACATTCAGTTCCTTctctgtaagatggagataataCCAGGTAAGGCTGCTCTGATGCTTAGAGACCATGGAGTGAAGTGTCAGGGAAATGGCAAACGTTTGTGAGGCATTTGTGTTTCACAGTCTTGCTTCCTAAGGTATCATTCCTTGATCACCAGCTTCAGACCACGTGGGAGTTTGCGAGAAATGCAGGAACTCGGGCCCCACCCCAGGTGTCCTGAATGGGATTTTAACAAAATTCCCAGGTGATT belongs to Eubalaena glacialis isolate mEubGla1 chromosome 19, mEubGla1.1.hap2.+ XY, whole genome shotgun sequence and includes:
- the SLC46A1 gene encoding proton-coupled folate transporter, which gives rise to MEGRESSRGEPRAWPAGSVLCRGCVEPLIFLANFALVLQGPVTTQYLWHRFSADLGYNGTRDRGSCSNHSVDPTAQEVETLTSHWTLYMNMGGFLVGLFSCTLLGAWSDCVGRRPLLVLASLGLLLQTVLSILVVQLQLHVGYFVLGRILCALLGDFGGLLAAGFASVADVSSSRTRTIRMALLEACIGVAGMLASLIGGNWLQKQGYANPFWLALALLIAMTLYAAFCFGETVKEPTRARLFTLRHHRSIVQLYVTQAPEKSRKHLALYSLAIFVVITVHFGAQDILTLYELSTPLCWDSRLIGYGSAAQHLPYLTSLLGLRLLQYCLADTWVAEIGLAFNIMGMVVFAFATITPLMFTGYGLLFLSLVVTPIIRAKLSRLVRESEQGALFSAVACVNGLAMLTASGIFNSLYPATLNFMKGFPFLLGAGLLFIPAVLIGILERANHCPEFQQFSQSP